In Sphingomonas psychrotolerans, the following proteins share a genomic window:
- a CDS encoding glycoside hydrolase family 3 N-terminal domain-containing protein yields the protein MLDTRISRRAALLGAGAVAAWVSGPARALFQAAAQLPVPAFIDGLIAKMTLAEKAGQLTIMPAAWSGGVAAQLNPSANGPGFEQQLEEVRQMQLAGVFNGNGAEMARRMQNVAMKESRLKIPLLFAADVIHGHRTIFPVPVGEAASFEPDLAERTARMASYEGAASGIDWTFAPMVDIARDQRWGRTMEGAGEDVHLGNLMAAARVRGFQGKDLQAIDAMMACAKHFAAYGAAEAGLDYNTVDISERTLREVYLPPFKSAVDAGVMSFMASFNELSGVPATGNEWLMRELLRGEWGFEGFVVSDYTGDMEMIDHGFAKDSREAAKLAFLAGVDMSMTSGFYRKHLPELVEAGEVPVARVDESVRKVLAIKAALGLFDDPFRRIDVKREKARSRSKPALALSREAGRKSIVLLKNDGDLLPLPKSGKRIAIVGPFASGKHDLNGPWVVYGANDYAVDLAEGVRAAVADKNSVTVVAGSGVEEAIPGGIDAAVAAARAADVVLLAIGESEGMSGEAQSRAEIVVPAAQQALAEAVAAVGKPVVVVLKNGRALALQGAVASAPAILVTWFLGTESGNATADVLFGDYSPSARLPCSFPRSPGQQPYYYAHKPTGRPNPSDDKLEPYKAHYRGIPNKALYPFGHGLTYGKIDYANLKAAPTLAWDGDLAVTATVTNRGTRAAEEVVQLYIRDRTASITRPVRELKAFRKVKLAPGASETVTFKLTRSLLMFIGRDNKPIVEPGTFDVWIAPSAEAEGVHAQFELIA from the coding sequence ATGCTCGACACCAGGATTTCGCGACGTGCGGCTTTGCTCGGAGCAGGTGCTGTTGCGGCCTGGGTCTCCGGCCCGGCGCGTGCATTGTTCCAGGCTGCGGCGCAGCTGCCGGTGCCGGCATTTATCGACGGGCTGATCGCGAAGATGACGCTCGCCGAAAAGGCCGGCCAGCTCACGATCATGCCAGCCGCGTGGAGCGGCGGCGTCGCGGCCCAGCTCAATCCCTCCGCCAACGGCCCCGGCTTCGAGCAGCAGCTCGAGGAAGTGCGCCAGATGCAGCTCGCCGGCGTGTTCAACGGCAACGGCGCCGAGATGGCGCGCCGGATGCAGAATGTCGCGATGAAGGAATCGCGGCTCAAGATCCCGTTGCTGTTCGCCGCCGACGTGATCCACGGCCACCGCACGATCTTCCCGGTCCCGGTAGGCGAGGCGGCGAGCTTCGAGCCCGATCTTGCCGAACGCACCGCACGGATGGCCTCGTATGAAGGCGCAGCATCGGGGATCGACTGGACCTTCGCGCCGATGGTCGACATCGCCCGCGACCAGCGCTGGGGCCGCACGATGGAGGGCGCCGGCGAGGACGTCCATCTCGGCAATCTGATGGCGGCGGCGCGCGTCCGCGGCTTCCAGGGCAAGGACCTGCAGGCGATCGACGCAATGATGGCCTGCGCCAAGCATTTCGCGGCATATGGCGCGGCCGAGGCCGGGCTCGACTACAACACCGTCGACATTTCGGAGCGCACGCTGCGCGAAGTCTATCTGCCCCCGTTCAAATCGGCAGTGGATGCCGGGGTGATGTCGTTCATGGCCTCGTTCAACGAGCTTTCGGGCGTGCCCGCCACCGGTAACGAATGGTTGATGCGCGAGCTGCTGCGCGGCGAATGGGGCTTCGAGGGCTTCGTCGTCTCCGATTACACCGGCGACATGGAGATGATCGACCACGGCTTCGCCAAGGATTCGCGCGAGGCGGCGAAGCTCGCCTTCCTCGCCGGAGTCGACATGAGCATGACCAGCGGCTTCTATCGCAAGCACCTCCCCGAGCTGGTCGAGGCCGGCGAAGTGCCGGTCGCCCGCGTCGACGAATCGGTGCGGAAAGTCCTCGCGATCAAGGCCGCGCTCGGGCTGTTCGACGATCCCTTCCGCCGAATCGACGTCAAGCGCGAAAAGGCGCGTTCGCGGAGCAAGCCGGCGCTGGCCTTGTCGCGCGAGGCGGGGCGCAAGTCGATCGTGCTGCTCAAGAACGATGGCGATCTGCTGCCCTTGCCCAAATCGGGCAAACGGATCGCGATCGTCGGTCCCTTTGCCTCGGGCAAGCACGACCTCAACGGCCCATGGGTCGTCTATGGCGCCAACGACTATGCCGTCGACCTCGCCGAGGGCGTGCGCGCCGCGGTGGCCGACAAGAACAGCGTCACGGTGGTAGCCGGCTCGGGTGTCGAGGAAGCCATTCCCGGCGGGATCGACGCCGCCGTTGCCGCCGCGCGCGCCGCGGACGTGGTCCTGCTCGCGATCGGCGAGAGCGAAGGCATGTCGGGCGAGGCGCAATCGCGCGCCGAAATCGTCGTCCCCGCAGCCCAGCAGGCGCTCGCCGAGGCCGTCGCCGCGGTCGGCAAGCCGGTGGTGGTGGTGCTCAAGAACGGCCGCGCGCTCGCGCTGCAGGGGGCAGTGGCCAGCGCGCCCGCGATCCTCGTCACCTGGTTCCTCGGCACCGAGAGCGGCAACGCCACCGCCGACGTGCTGTTCGGCGATTACAGCCCCTCGGCCCGCCTGCCGTGCAGCTTCCCGCGCTCGCCCGGCCAGCAGCCTTATTATTATGCGCACAAGCCCACCGGCCGTCCCAACCCGTCCGATGACAAGCTCGAGCCCTATAAGGCGCATTATCGCGGTATCCCGAACAAGGCGCTCTATCCGTTCGGCCACGGCCTCACCTACGGCAAGATCGACTATGCGAACCTCAAGGCGGCACCCACCCTCGCGTGGGACGGCGACCTCGCCGTCACTGCGACGGTCACCAATCGCGGCACCCGCGCCGCCGAGGAAGTCGTCCAGCTTTACATCCGCGATCGCACCGCGAGCATCACGCGCCCGGTCCGCGAGCTGAAGGCATTCCGCAAAGTGAAGCTGGCGCCCGGGGCGTCTGAAACGGTGACCTTCAAGCTCACCCGCTCGCTGCTGATGTTCATCGGGCGCGACAACAAGCCGATAGTCGAGCCCGGCACCTTCGACGTCTGGATCGCCCCGTCCGCCGAGGCGGAAGGCGTGCATGCGCAGTTCGAGCTGATCGCCTGA
- a CDS encoding LacI family DNA-binding transcriptional regulator produces MGEATIRDVARRAEVSVASVSRALNGLNNVRGETRERIMAAAKELGYVPHAGARSLSLARAHAIGVVLPDLHGEFFSECVRGMDREASRRGYLLLLSNMHDDSEQAAVALRAMRGRVDGLLVMAPHIPLEALERALPATLPAVLINAPGEIASRPALRLDNRAGARAMVEHLLGGGHRHIVHIAGPEGNVDAQERAQGFRDALAELAPDMPVRIISGDFNEEAGEAAAREIVASSAPCDAVFAANDMMAIGCLHTLRQAGKRVPEDIAVAGFDDVPLARYLALTTIEVRIAEIGARAVSRLIDMLEGKGADTRTELHEPQLIARATTAARVNGAAHG; encoded by the coding sequence ATGGGCGAGGCCACCATCCGCGATGTCGCACGCCGCGCCGAGGTTTCGGTGGCGTCGGTGTCGCGCGCGCTGAACGGCCTCAACAACGTCCGCGGCGAGACGCGCGAGCGGATCATGGCCGCCGCCAAGGAGCTGGGCTACGTCCCCCATGCCGGCGCGCGCAGTCTTAGCCTCGCGCGGGCCCACGCGATCGGCGTGGTACTGCCCGACCTGCATGGCGAATTCTTCTCCGAATGCGTACGCGGCATGGACCGCGAGGCGAGCCGGCGCGGCTATCTGCTGCTGCTCTCCAACATGCACGACGACAGCGAGCAGGCCGCGGTGGCACTGCGGGCCATGCGCGGGCGCGTCGACGGCCTGCTGGTGATGGCGCCGCACATCCCGCTCGAAGCGCTCGAACGCGCCCTGCCCGCGACGCTGCCCGCGGTGCTGATCAACGCGCCCGGCGAAATCGCCTCACGACCGGCGCTGCGGCTCGACAACCGCGCCGGCGCCCGGGCGATGGTTGAGCACCTTCTGGGCGGTGGCCATCGCCACATCGTCCACATCGCGGGTCCCGAAGGCAATGTCGACGCGCAGGAACGTGCCCAGGGCTTCCGTGACGCTTTGGCCGAACTGGCACCGGACATGCCGGTTCGGATCATCTCCGGCGACTTCAACGAGGAGGCCGGCGAAGCGGCTGCACGCGAGATTGTCGCGAGCAGCGCGCCCTGCGATGCGGTGTTCGCGGCCAACGACATGATGGCGATCGGCTGCCTCCACACGCTGCGCCAGGCGGGCAAGCGCGTGCCCGAGGACATCGCGGTGGCGGGCTTCGACGACGTGCCGCTGGCGCGGTACCTGGCGCTCACCACGATCGAGGTGCGCATCGCCGAGATCGGCGCGCGGGCAGTTTCGCGGCTGATCGACATGCTCGAAGGCAAAGGCGCCGACACGCGCACCGAGCTGCACGAGCCACAATTGATCGCGCGCGCCACCACTGCCGCGCGAGTGAACGGCGCCGCGCATGGCTGA
- a CDS encoding glucoamylase family protein, with translation MIERRALLSHASLLAATAALPACAPVARPGPGAPAGNRLPAFYEDIEERTFRWFWDTVNRKNGLVPDRWPTPSFCSIAAVGFGLTAYPIGVERGWCTRAEARDLTLTTLRFFWNAPQGPEPGGKTGHKGFFYHFIDMETGARFRDVELSSVDSALLLMGVLFAGRYYDADHPAEIEIRRLAQAIYARADWSFFCADGRKAVSMGWHPGRGLIPASWTGFNEGMLIYVLGLGAPEHPLPADSWEAWTATYPRSWRGEGATRHLAFAPLFGHQYSHVWIDFRGIQDRVTREAGFDYFENSRRATFANRAYCIANPLKWDGWSKDIWGLTACDGPAGYRGPFEGGMREFFAYAARGPLGQPDERDDGTLAPTAALGSLPFAPEIVIPCAEALRREHGDRLYGKYGFRDSFNPSFRYTDVRLDTGTVDPVHGWYARDHLGIDQGPILVQAANYRNDFVWSRMREEPAIRRGLTLAGFTGGWLSG, from the coding sequence ATGATCGAACGCCGCGCACTGCTCTCCCACGCCTCGCTGCTCGCTGCGACGGCCGCCCTTCCCGCTTGCGCGCCGGTGGCCCGGCCTGGCCCAGGTGCTCCCGCGGGCAATCGACTTCCGGCCTTTTACGAGGATATCGAGGAGCGCACCTTCCGCTGGTTCTGGGACACCGTTAACCGCAAGAACGGACTGGTCCCCGATCGTTGGCCGACGCCGAGCTTCTGCTCGATCGCGGCGGTGGGGTTCGGGCTGACCGCGTATCCGATCGGCGTCGAGCGCGGCTGGTGTACCCGGGCCGAGGCGCGCGACCTGACGCTGACCACGCTACGCTTCTTCTGGAACGCACCGCAGGGACCCGAGCCGGGCGGCAAGACCGGGCACAAGGGCTTCTTCTATCATTTCATCGACATGGAGACGGGCGCGCGCTTCCGCGATGTCGAGCTCTCCAGCGTTGACTCCGCGCTGCTGCTGATGGGGGTACTGTTCGCCGGACGTTATTATGACGCTGACCATCCGGCGGAGATCGAGATCCGCAGGCTCGCCCAGGCGATTTACGCGCGCGCCGACTGGAGCTTCTTTTGCGCGGACGGGCGCAAGGCGGTGTCGATGGGCTGGCACCCCGGGCGCGGACTGATTCCGGCCAGCTGGACCGGCTTCAACGAGGGGATGCTCATCTATGTGCTCGGCCTCGGCGCGCCAGAGCATCCGCTGCCCGCCGACAGCTGGGAAGCGTGGACCGCCACCTATCCCAGATCGTGGCGCGGCGAAGGCGCGACTCGCCACCTCGCCTTCGCGCCCCTGTTCGGACACCAATACAGCCATGTCTGGATCGACTTCCGCGGCATCCAGGATCGCGTGACGCGCGAGGCGGGGTTCGACTATTTCGAGAACAGCCGCCGCGCGACCTTCGCCAATCGCGCCTATTGCATTGCCAATCCGCTGAAATGGGACGGCTGGTCGAAGGATATATGGGGCCTCACCGCCTGCGACGGACCAGCCGGCTATCGGGGACCGTTCGAGGGCGGGATGCGGGAGTTCTTCGCTTATGCCGCACGGGGCCCGCTGGGCCAGCCCGACGAGCGCGACGACGGCACCCTGGCGCCGACCGCCGCGCTCGGCTCGCTTCCCTTTGCGCCAGAGATCGTCATTCCCTGCGCCGAGGCGCTGCGCCGCGAACATGGCGACCGGCTCTATGGCAAATATGGCTTCCGCGATTCATTCAATCCGAGCTTTCGATACACCGATGTGCGGCTCGATACCGGGACAGTCGATCCGGTGCATGGCTGGTATGCCAGGGACCATCTTGGCATCGATCAGGGACCGATCCTGGTTCAAGCCGCCAATTACCGGAACGACTTCGTCTGGAGCCGGATGCGCGAGGAGCCGGCGATCCGCCGCGGGCTGACGCTGGCGGGGTTCACCGGCGGGTGGCTGAGCGGCTGA
- a CDS encoding class I SAM-dependent methyltransferase, producing the protein MQIEAPEDQAALWNGSAGQAWVDGQDLLDRLFAPFEQLLVEGALAQVADDVLDIGCGTGSTTVAVARALAAARCTGLDISAPMIEAARARAGWEALPVDFVVGDAETHGFEARRFDRIVSRFGVMFFADPVAAFANLRGSARDGAALDLIVWRSAEDNPFMITAERAAAPLLPCLPARKAGGPGQFGFADPDRVRTILGEGGWGDVAVRPLDIPCVMPEAELVRYFTRLGPVGRLLGQVDAPARERIVETVRAAFDPYVQQDEVRFAAACWRIGGRAG; encoded by the coding sequence ATGCAGATAGAGGCACCGGAAGATCAGGCGGCATTGTGGAACGGAAGCGCCGGGCAGGCCTGGGTCGACGGGCAGGATCTGCTCGATCGATTGTTCGCGCCGTTCGAGCAATTGCTCGTCGAAGGCGCGCTCGCGCAAGTCGCGGACGACGTGCTCGACATTGGCTGCGGCACCGGCAGCACGACCGTCGCGGTGGCGCGAGCGCTCGCGGCCGCGCGCTGCACGGGGCTCGATATCTCGGCGCCGATGATCGAGGCGGCGCGCGCCCGTGCCGGTTGGGAAGCCCTGCCGGTCGATTTCGTCGTCGGCGATGCCGAGACGCATGGCTTCGAAGCGCGGCGCTTCGACAGGATCGTGTCGCGCTTCGGCGTGATGTTTTTCGCCGATCCGGTCGCGGCCTTCGCCAATTTGCGCGGCAGCGCGCGCGACGGTGCGGCGCTCGACCTGATCGTCTGGCGCAGTGCCGAGGACAATCCGTTCATGATCACTGCCGAGCGCGCCGCTGCGCCGTTGCTACCCTGCCTCCCGGCGCGCAAAGCGGGTGGGCCGGGCCAGTTCGGTTTTGCTGACCCCGATCGCGTCCGCACGATCCTCGGCGAGGGCGGATGGGGCGATGTCGCGGTGCGCCCGCTCGACATCCCCTGCGTGATGCCGGAGGCCGAACTGGTGCGCTATTTCACGCGGCTGGGCCCGGTTGGCCGTTTGCTCGGCCAGGTCGATGCACCCGCCCGTGAACGCATCGTGGAGACGGTCCGTGCGGCGTTCGATCCTTATGTGCAGCAAGACGAGGTGCGTTTCGCTGCCGCGTGCTGGCGGATCGGCGGGCGCGCGGGCTGA
- a CDS encoding helix-turn-helix domain-containing protein — protein MRDIDISEVARLSGVRASALRHYEEKGLIVSIGRRGLRRLYDAEVLERLALIAVGRAAGFSLDEIAGMFGPGGPQIDRQVLADKADEIDATIRKLGAVRDGLRHAAACPAPSHMECPTFRRILRGAVNRGYGRQSSQFGKA, from the coding sequence ATGCGCGATATCGATATTTCGGAAGTGGCGCGACTCTCCGGCGTGCGTGCATCGGCGCTGCGACATTATGAGGAAAAGGGACTGATCGTCTCGATCGGCCGGCGCGGGTTGCGGCGGCTATACGATGCCGAAGTGCTCGAGCGGCTGGCGTTGATTGCCGTGGGGCGCGCCGCCGGCTTCTCGCTCGACGAGATCGCCGGCATGTTCGGGCCCGGCGGGCCGCAAATCGACCGGCAGGTGCTGGCGGACAAGGCCGACGAGATCGATGCGACGATCCGCAAGCTCGGCGCGGTCCGCGACGGGCTGCGCCACGCCGCCGCCTGCCCTGCCCCGAGCCATATGGAATGTCCGACCTTCCGGCGGATCCTGCGCGGCGCGGTCAACCGCGGCTACGGGCGCCAATCTTCGCAGTTCGGCAAGGCCTGA
- a CDS encoding N(4)-(beta-N-acetylglucosaminyl)-L-asparaginase, whose protein sequence is MSAITRRGALGLGATAATAFAAGAAGAAPADPIALASTWDFGKAANEAALARFKAGGSALDAVEAGARVPEADPTNHSVGYGGYPDRDGHVTLDAIIMDEDGRVGAVAALEDVVHAISVARLVMEKTPHTLLVGEGATRFALDQGMKRTALLTPEAEQAWREWLKTARYRPIANSENQLPGPPGSSRNHDTIGILARGLDGHLAAACTTSGMAFKMRGRVGDSPQAGAGLFLEKGVGAAASTGVGEEVTRIAGTARVVASMRAGLSPQAACEEAVRHIAKLRGAAIKGLQVGFLALGADGSVGAYALLPGFTYAVTRHSGAAEILPSASLFVA, encoded by the coding sequence ATGAGCGCCATCACACGACGCGGCGCGCTGGGCCTCGGCGCAACCGCCGCCACCGCCTTCGCCGCGGGCGCGGCCGGCGCGGCGCCCGCCGACCCCATCGCGCTCGCCTCCACCTGGGACTTCGGCAAGGCAGCGAACGAAGCGGCCCTTGCCCGCTTCAAGGCTGGCGGCTCGGCGCTCGACGCGGTCGAGGCGGGCGCGCGCGTTCCCGAAGCGGATCCGACCAATCATTCGGTAGGCTATGGCGGCTATCCCGACCGCGACGGGCATGTCACGCTCGACGCGATCATCATGGACGAGGACGGTCGCGTCGGCGCGGTCGCCGCGCTCGAGGACGTCGTCCATGCCATCTCGGTCGCGCGGCTGGTCATGGAGAAGACTCCGCATACCCTGCTCGTCGGCGAAGGCGCCACTCGCTTCGCGCTCGATCAGGGCATGAAGCGCACCGCATTGCTCACGCCCGAGGCCGAACAGGCGTGGCGCGAATGGCTGAAGACCGCGCGCTACCGGCCCATCGCCAATAGCGAGAACCAGTTGCCCGGACCGCCTGGGTCGAGCCGCAACCACGATACGATCGGCATCCTCGCGCGCGGGCTGGACGGGCATCTGGCGGCGGCCTGCACCACTTCCGGCATGGCGTTCAAGATGCGCGGGCGCGTTGGCGACTCCCCACAGGCGGGGGCCGGCCTGTTTCTCGAAAAGGGCGTCGGTGCTGCCGCCTCGACCGGGGTCGGCGAGGAGGTGACTCGCATCGCCGGCACTGCCCGTGTCGTGGCGTCGATGCGCGCCGGCCTTTCGCCGCAGGCGGCGTGCGAGGAGGCCGTCAGGCACATCGCAAAGTTGCGCGGCGCGGCGATCAAGGGGCTGCAGGTCGGCTTCCTCGCGCTCGGCGCGGACGGTAGCGTCGGCGCCTATGCGCTGCTTCCGGGCTTCACCTATGCAGTGACGCGCCATTCGGGCGCGGCGGAAATACTGCCGTCGGCGAGCCTGTTCGTCGCGTGA
- a CDS encoding copper homeostasis protein CutC, whose amino-acid sequence MPKLEICVDDPAGLQAAIAGGADRIELCGALELGGLTPSAALLEAALRSGCPAHMMIRPRAGGFVLEEGEAALMVEEIGLAVSRGVAGVVVGALRPDGGLDLDALARFRDAARDAAIVLHRAIDLVPDPVAAVGQAAALGYDKILSSGGALTAVEGAATLAAMVGAAGERLSIIAGSGVTPANVARLVADTGVREVHGSASAPGPEPDAATLRLGFASGPRRRTDSRIVAQLRAALEGEAG is encoded by the coding sequence GTGCCGAAACTGGAAATCTGCGTCGACGATCCCGCGGGCCTTCAGGCAGCTATTGCCGGGGGGGCGGATCGAATCGAATTGTGCGGCGCCCTCGAACTCGGCGGCCTCACGCCCTCGGCAGCCCTGCTGGAAGCGGCGCTGCGGAGCGGCTGCCCTGCCCACATGATGATCCGCCCCCGCGCGGGCGGCTTCGTGCTCGAGGAGGGCGAGGCGGCGCTGATGGTCGAGGAGATCGGGCTGGCGGTGTCGCGCGGTGTCGCCGGGGTGGTGGTCGGTGCGCTGCGGCCCGATGGCGGGCTCGACCTGGACGCGCTGGCCCGCTTCCGTGACGCCGCGCGCGATGCGGCGATCGTCCTGCATCGCGCGATCGATCTGGTGCCCGATCCAGTCGCGGCGGTGGGGCAGGCGGCGGCGCTCGGCTATGACAAGATCCTCAGTTCGGGCGGGGCACTGACCGCGGTCGAAGGCGCGGCGACGCTCGCGGCGATGGTCGGCGCGGCCGGCGAGCGACTGTCGATCATCGCCGGCTCGGGGGTCACCCCGGCCAATGTCGCACGCCTCGTCGCCGATACCGGCGTGCGGGAAGTGCACGGATCGGCCAGCGCGCCCGGCCCCGAACCCGACGCCGCCACGCTGCGTCTCGGCTTCGCCAGCGGCCCGCGCCGGCGGACCGACAGCAGGATCGTGGCGCAACTGCGCGCGGCGCTCGAAGGGGAAGCAGGATGA